In Nitrosococcus oceani ATCC 19707, the following proteins share a genomic window:
- a CDS encoding DUF924 family protein, with translation MLLNSMHHQQIIDFWFKEIKPESWWKKIPHFDQLIKERFKAHHRAAVQGELYEWRREPFGRLAEIIILDQFSRNIYRNHPLSFAYDTAALILSQEAIDKNVGKMLNSEHKIFLYMPFMHSESLKIHQIGIKLFAEPGLESQYDCEIKHQAIITRFGRYPHRNQILERPSTPAEIAFLKKADSSF, from the coding sequence ATGCTACTTAATAGCATGCATCATCAGCAGATTATAGATTTTTGGTTTAAAGAGATTAAGCCTGAGTCTTGGTGGAAAAAAATCCCCCACTTTGACCAACTTATCAAGGAACGTTTCAAAGCCCATCATAGAGCGGCGGTGCAGGGCGAACTCTACGAGTGGAGGAGAGAGCCTTTTGGCAGGTTAGCTGAAATCATTATTTTAGATCAATTCTCACGAAATATATATCGCAATCACCCCTTGTCCTTTGCTTATGATACGGCCGCGCTAATTCTGTCTCAGGAAGCCATTGATAAAAATGTCGGTAAAATGCTCAATTCGGAGCATAAGATATTTCTTTATATGCCTTTTATGCACAGTGAATCCCTAAAAATTCACCAGATTGGGATAAAATTATTTGCTGAGCCGGGATTAGAGTCCCAGTATGATTGTGAGATAAAGCATCAAGCAATTATTACTCGGTTTGGTCGTTATCCCCATCGAAACCAAATATTAGAGCGACCATCTACTCCAGCAGAGATCGCCTTTCTAAAGAAAGCTGATTCTTCTTTTTGA
- a CDS encoding complex I NDUFA9 subunit family protein, producing the protein MVKIISPLPNLITVFGGTGFLGRAIVHRLVESGMRVRIVARHPRAPNLAGARGQIALQRADVRDEDSVAEALKGATGVVNAVGLYVEQGQATFRAIHEEGAERVARRAGEAGIRRLIHISGIGVDPASASKYARARAYGEQRVREIFPNATILRPSVMFGPNDAFLNSLKTVTRLPVVPLFGQGSTRLQPVYVEDVARAVLQVLEMPEASGKTFELGGARAYRYRDIIEQVLTHLSRRRLLLPVPFVVWRLLARIASLLPNAPLTLDQVILMETDNVANAKASTFNDLGIEPCSLEQMLSACLDELSC; encoded by the coding sequence ATGGTTAAGATAATCTCTCCATTACCTAACTTAATCACTGTCTTTGGCGGCACCGGTTTTTTAGGCCGCGCTATTGTCCACCGCCTTGTTGAGTCGGGGATGAGGGTACGGATTGTGGCCCGCCATCCCCGTGCTCCAAATCTTGCCGGAGCCCGCGGCCAGATTGCACTCCAAAGGGCGGATGTCCGCGATGAGGATTCCGTTGCTGAAGCGCTCAAGGGCGCCACTGGCGTGGTGAATGCCGTCGGACTCTATGTGGAACAGGGGCAAGCGACTTTTAGGGCTATCCACGAAGAAGGAGCGGAGCGCGTCGCGCGGCGAGCCGGGGAAGCCGGTATCCGCAGGCTTATCCATATCTCGGGGATTGGGGTAGATCCGGCGTCAGCCTCGAAATATGCGCGCGCCCGCGCCTACGGCGAGCAACGGGTTCGGGAGATTTTTCCAAACGCTACCATACTGCGGCCTAGTGTGATGTTTGGCCCCAATGATGCGTTTCTAAATTCCCTGAAAACAGTGACTCGGCTGCCCGTGGTACCCCTCTTTGGTCAAGGTTCTACTCGACTGCAACCCGTCTATGTGGAGGATGTGGCCAGGGCGGTGCTTCAGGTTCTGGAAATGCCTGAGGCGAGTGGAAAAACTTTCGAACTGGGTGGAGCCCGCGCCTATCGCTACCGAGATATCATAGAACAAGTGCTGACTCACCTCAGTCGTCGCCGACTACTGTTGCCGGTGCCTTTTGTCGTCTGGAGGCTACTTGCCAGGATAGCCTCCCTCCTGCCTAATGCCCCCCTGACCTTAGATCAGGTCATACTCATGGAAACAGATAATGTGGCTAACGCCAAGGCCAGCACCTTTAATGATCTAGGCATTGAACCCTGCTCCCTTGAACAAATGCTGTCCGCTTGCCTGGATGAACTTTCCTGTTAA
- a CDS encoding mechanosensitive ion channel family protein: protein MPNTTQNAPTNVEEIATSMQDTVLGIWADFVNHSPFLVMGALILLFTWGISALAARLMDASLRHSKMRGSLRELFVRLLSIGIWITGILLAAMVTFPGLTPARALSAMGIVSIAVGFAFKDIFENFFAGILLLWRFPFEKGDFIECEGISGQVEHISVRQTLIRQTSGELVIAPNSFLFLNPTKVLTNLPRRRITIITGIAYGENVTEAVRVIEHAVDECRTVHKDRPLEIFPQAFGASSIDIEVTWWADPTPVDVRRSRGEVVTAIKGALDEAGIEIPFPYRTLTFKHPLETVSLEKSEGEIS from the coding sequence GTGCCTAATACTACTCAAAACGCGCCCACGAATGTGGAAGAGATTGCCACTTCTATGCAAGATACCGTGCTGGGAATCTGGGCCGACTTTGTGAATCATAGCCCTTTTCTGGTGATGGGAGCATTGATTTTATTATTCACGTGGGGAATATCCGCACTTGCTGCCCGGCTGATGGATGCTTCTTTGCGCCATTCCAAAATGCGGGGGTCGCTGCGCGAATTGTTTGTTCGGCTCCTGAGCATTGGTATTTGGATCACTGGAATTTTGCTTGCCGCTATGGTGACATTCCCTGGTTTGACACCAGCGCGGGCCTTGAGCGCCATGGGTATTGTGTCCATTGCCGTGGGTTTTGCTTTTAAAGATATTTTCGAGAATTTTTTTGCTGGAATTCTGTTACTTTGGCGTTTTCCTTTTGAAAAAGGGGATTTTATTGAATGTGAAGGAATTAGCGGGCAGGTGGAGCATATTTCTGTACGGCAAACCTTAATCCGTCAGACTTCCGGCGAACTGGTTATTGCCCCCAACTCTTTTCTATTTCTCAATCCTACCAAAGTGCTGACCAATTTACCCCGGCGACGAATAACGATTATTACCGGAATAGCCTATGGCGAAAATGTAACTGAGGCGGTCCGTGTAATTGAGCACGCCGTAGATGAATGCAGGACGGTCCACAAAGACCGGCCTCTAGAGATTTTCCCCCAGGCCTTTGGGGCCAGCAGTATTGATATTGAGGTGACTTGGTGGGCCGATCCTACGCCGGTGGATGTCCGCCGCTCACGAGGCGAGGTGGTCACGGCCATCAAAGGAGCTCTGGACGAGGCCGGAATTGAGATTCCTTTCCCCTATCGCACCTTAACCTTTAAACATCCCTTGGAGACCGTATCATTGGAGAAAAGTGAGGGAGAAATTAGTTAA
- a CDS encoding formate/nitrite transporter family protein, with amino-acid sequence MSETDKPIPQEAPPVNHPVAGGSTIAGNPVPAKSSDFTVLDAVPPAQMGRDIAEDAVKKDKFTTSNILIRGFLCTPFLAYATALSALLVAQGWSSAAAGLIFPVGYIMLATLGFEMATGSFSVMPIGMYAGRVKAWRVVRNWSWTLLGNLLGGLFFAWLLWFSLTKGGAAAPPGVLTTLAHLAEKKASYVDYGAIGWLAAVGMGILCNWLVSLAPVFAKAARSVPGKVMLMWFPLATFFALGFEHTVVNMFVFPVGILAGAEVTLYDWWMWNQIPVTLGNILGALIFNATLWYYTHSINP; translated from the coding sequence ATGAGTGAAACAGATAAACCAATCCCCCAAGAGGCCCCCCCAGTCAACCATCCAGTGGCTGGGGGGTCTACTATTGCAGGGAACCCAGTCCCGGCAAAATCTAGCGACTTTACGGTGCTTGATGCCGTGCCCCCCGCCCAGATGGGGCGTGATATTGCCGAAGATGCCGTTAAAAAGGATAAATTCACTACCTCCAATATTCTCATACGGGGGTTTCTATGCACTCCCTTTTTGGCCTATGCAACCGCGCTTTCAGCCTTGCTTGTAGCTCAGGGGTGGTCGAGCGCCGCCGCCGGCCTTATTTTTCCGGTTGGTTATATTATGCTTGCAACCCTGGGTTTTGAAATGGCGACCGGAAGTTTTTCAGTCATGCCTATCGGTATGTACGCCGGCCGCGTTAAAGCATGGCGGGTTGTGCGTAATTGGAGTTGGACTTTGCTTGGAAACCTCCTCGGGGGACTTTTCTTTGCATGGCTGCTTTGGTTCTCTCTTACTAAAGGGGGAGCTGCTGCTCCCCCAGGGGTACTGACTACCTTAGCCCATTTGGCTGAAAAAAAGGCCTCTTATGTGGACTATGGAGCTATCGGATGGCTAGCTGCGGTGGGAATGGGGATTCTCTGTAACTGGTTGGTCAGCCTAGCGCCCGTCTTTGCCAAGGCTGCCCGCAGCGTTCCAGGAAAGGTGATGCTGATGTGGTTTCCCCTCGCTACCTTCTTTGCCCTGGGGTTTGAGCATACCGTGGTCAATATGTTTGTTTTCCCTGTGGGAATACTTGCTGGTGCGGAGGTTACCCTTTACGACTGGTGGATGTGGAATCAAATCCCGGTAACGCTTGGTAATATCCTGGGTGCCTTGATTTTTAATGCCACTCTTTGGTATTACACTCATAGCATCAACCCGTAA
- a CDS encoding 2-oxoglutarate dehydrogenase E1 component encodes MDATVKKQASPSPLNAANASYLEALYEKFLKDPNTVPAHWRIWFKRLQAGVPEQAAPEFPARSPGPAVQPSAPSAVMTEGLTAEAAEKQIAVLQLINAYRFRGHQKANIDPLRIYDRPVVSDLDPVFHGLTEEDMGKVFSTGSLIGIDQAPLEEIFALIKKIYCHTIGAEYMHITETAEKRWIQSYLEGAQDDPGPSVELQRHILERLTAAEGLERYLHTNYVGQKRFSLEGGDSLIPLLDNLILYAGSKGVGEIVIGMAHRGRLNVLVNTLGKLPRDLFMEFEGQHETDNKRSGDVKYHLGFSADGDTPGGPVHITLAFNPSHLEIIDPVVEGSVRARQQRRKDWLGDEVIPVLIHGDSAFAGQGVVMETFNMSQSRGFFTGGTLHIVINNQIGFTTSNPLDTRSTVYCTDVAKMVQAPIFHVNGDDPEAVIFVTRLALDYRMTFKKDVVIDLVCYRRQGHNEADEPAVTQPLMYQKIRSHPTVRHLYAERLAAQNIIASEEADRMMNNYRQTLEQGTNVAPYAEEGARSSRVNWKPFLGTQWDQPVETEVPLPRLQELAAHIQQLPKGFELHSRVGHILADRRKMAAGALPIDWGFAETLAYATLLNEGFSVRLTGQDSGRGTFFHRHAVLYNQKDGQVYVPLEQVNPVQTDFSIIDSLLSEEAVLAFEYGYAATEPNTLVIWEAQFGDFVNGAQVVIDQFLASGEAKWSRLCGLVLFLPHGYEGQGPEHSSARLERFLQLCAEDNIQVCVPTTPGQMFHMLRRQMLRPYRKPLVVMTPKSLLRHRLSVSSLDEFCSGAFRLVIGEVDDIKPAMVNRVILCAGKVYYDLLQARREQKRQDVAILRLEQLYPFPQQQLERELERYRKAREIVWCQEEPQNQGAWDQLHRPLQGCLSRNQSLHYTGRASSAAPAVGYFNLHLEQQRAVVEEAFGSMKESQ; translated from the coding sequence ATGGATGCTACTGTCAAAAAACAAGCAAGCCCTTCCCCATTAAATGCTGCCAATGCCTCTTATTTGGAGGCGCTGTACGAAAAATTTTTAAAAGATCCTAATACCGTACCCGCCCATTGGCGAATTTGGTTCAAGCGTCTCCAGGCAGGTGTTCCGGAGCAGGCCGCTCCTGAATTTCCTGCCCGCTCTCCAGGGCCAGCGGTGCAGCCATCAGCACCGTCAGCAGTGATGACCGAGGGGTTAACGGCGGAGGCGGCTGAAAAACAAATCGCAGTGCTTCAACTCATCAATGCCTACCGTTTCCGGGGCCATCAAAAGGCCAATATCGACCCCTTGCGCATTTATGATCGTCCGGTGGTTTCCGATCTTGATCCTGTCTTCCATGGTTTGACGGAAGAAGATATGGGCAAAGTCTTCAGTACAGGATCGCTGATTGGGATCGATCAGGCTCCTCTGGAAGAAATTTTCGCCTTAATAAAGAAGATCTATTGCCATACCATTGGCGCTGAGTATATGCACATCACTGAGACCGCCGAGAAACGCTGGATTCAAAGTTATCTGGAGGGAGCCCAGGACGATCCGGGCCCGTCTGTAGAATTACAGCGCCATATTCTGGAGCGGCTTACAGCGGCTGAGGGGCTGGAGCGCTATTTACACACCAATTACGTGGGTCAGAAACGTTTTTCCCTGGAGGGGGGAGATAGTTTGATACCCCTTCTGGATAATTTGATCCTTTATGCAGGTAGTAAGGGGGTGGGGGAAATCGTCATTGGCATGGCTCACCGGGGACGGTTGAATGTGCTGGTGAATACTTTGGGTAAACTACCCCGTGATTTATTCATGGAGTTTGAGGGCCAACATGAAACGGACAACAAACGCTCGGGAGACGTCAAGTATCATTTAGGATTCTCGGCGGACGGGGATACCCCAGGTGGGCCGGTACATATTACCCTGGCGTTTAACCCCTCCCATTTAGAAATTATTGACCCGGTAGTGGAAGGTTCGGTGCGGGCCCGCCAGCAACGGCGCAAGGATTGGTTAGGCGATGAGGTGATACCGGTGCTTATTCACGGAGATTCCGCCTTTGCCGGTCAAGGTGTGGTCATGGAAACCTTTAACATGTCCCAATCCCGGGGATTTTTCACCGGTGGCACCCTCCATATCGTGATCAACAACCAGATTGGTTTTACCACCAGCAACCCCCTGGATACCCGTTCCACAGTTTACTGCACGGATGTGGCTAAGATGGTACAAGCCCCAATTTTTCATGTGAATGGGGATGATCCCGAAGCGGTTATCTTTGTTACCCGCTTAGCGCTTGATTACCGCATGACCTTTAAAAAAGATGTGGTGATCGATCTGGTGTGCTATCGGCGTCAAGGGCATAACGAAGCGGATGAGCCGGCGGTCACCCAGCCGCTTATGTACCAGAAAATCCGCTCCCATCCTACGGTTCGCCATCTTTATGCTGAGCGATTGGCAGCGCAAAATATCATTGCATCCGAGGAGGCGGATCGCATGATGAACAATTATCGGCAAACCCTAGAGCAAGGGACCAATGTGGCGCCTTATGCGGAAGAAGGCGCCCGTTCTTCAAGGGTGAACTGGAAGCCTTTTTTGGGAACCCAATGGGATCAGCCGGTAGAAACCGAAGTGCCTTTGCCGCGGCTCCAAGAGCTTGCGGCCCATATCCAACAGCTTCCCAAAGGGTTTGAGCTTCACTCCCGGGTAGGTCATATTTTGGCCGATCGCCGTAAAATGGCTGCGGGGGCCTTGCCTATCGATTGGGGATTTGCGGAGACTCTGGCCTACGCTACTTTGTTAAATGAGGGGTTCTCGGTCCGGCTCACGGGTCAAGACAGTGGCCGCGGCACTTTTTTCCATCGCCATGCCGTGCTTTATAATCAGAAAGACGGCCAGGTCTATGTCCCCTTGGAGCAGGTAAACCCCGTGCAAACGGATTTTAGTATTATTGACTCCCTCCTCTCGGAAGAAGCGGTATTGGCCTTTGAATATGGGTACGCCGCCACGGAGCCCAATACCTTAGTGATCTGGGAGGCGCAGTTTGGGGATTTTGTCAATGGTGCTCAAGTTGTCATTGACCAGTTTCTTGCTTCCGGGGAAGCAAAATGGTCCCGCTTGTGCGGGTTGGTACTGTTTCTTCCCCATGGCTATGAAGGCCAGGGGCCGGAACATTCTTCGGCCCGGTTAGAGCGTTTTCTACAGCTTTGTGCGGAAGATAATATCCAGGTCTGCGTACCGACCACACCGGGGCAAATGTTTCATATGCTACGGCGGCAAATGCTGCGGCCTTACCGCAAACCTCTCGTTGTGATGACGCCAAAGAGTTTATTGCGCCACCGGCTTTCGGTCTCATCCTTGGATGAGTTCTGCAGCGGCGCTTTTCGGTTAGTGATCGGTGAAGTAGATGATATTAAGCCTGCCATGGTGAATCGCGTTATTCTGTGTGCTGGCAAAGTATACTATGATTTGCTGCAAGCTCGGCGGGAGCAGAAACGGCAAGATGTGGCCATTCTCCGTTTGGAACAGCTCTATCCGTTTCCCCAGCAGCAATTAGAGAGAGAGCTTGAACGTTACCGCAAGGCCAGGGAGATTGTCTGGTGTCAAGAAGAACCTCAAAACCAAGGAGCATGGGATCAACTTCATCGTCCTTTGCAAGGATGTTTGAGTCGAAACCAGTCCTTGCATTACACAGGCCGGGCCTCGTCGGCGGCACCCGCGGTGGGTTACTTTAACTTGCATCTTGAACAGCAGCGTGCGGTGGTAGAAGAGGCTTTTGGTTCGATGAAAGAGAGCCAGTAA